One Antiquaquibacter oligotrophicus genomic region harbors:
- a CDS encoding ABC transporter substrate-binding protein has product MTITRILTGTALVAVSAITLAACAPAGDTPAGDVDATSATSVADFGTFADLEAAAKAEGALNVIALPRDWANYGEILDLFAERYPEITITEASPDASSAEEIQAADNLAGQDTAPDVFDVGLAVALSSTDYFAPYKVQTWDDIPDALKESTGLFVGDYGGYMSVGYDPDAVPAPESLQDLLGADYLGKVAINGDPTQAGAAFAAVGMATVQNDGTLDDFTAGIDFFSELNKAGNFLKIDPTDATIASGETPVVFDWDYLNTGYAASLEGQRNWEVVVFPGTAYAGYYNQAINKDAPHPAAARLWQEFLYSDEVQNLWLKGGARPVRADAMAEAGTIDEELFAALPVVEGETVVPTAEQSEAAGTLLGEKWAAAVQ; this is encoded by the coding sequence TTGACCATCACGCGCATTCTTACGGGCACCGCGCTTGTCGCTGTGTCCGCAATCACGCTCGCGGCGTGCGCCCCCGCGGGCGACACCCCCGCCGGCGATGTGGACGCGACATCCGCGACATCCGTCGCCGACTTCGGTACCTTTGCCGACCTCGAGGCCGCTGCCAAGGCCGAGGGCGCACTCAACGTCATCGCGCTGCCGCGCGACTGGGCTAACTACGGCGAGATCCTCGACCTGTTCGCCGAGCGCTACCCGGAAATCACCATCACCGAGGCTTCGCCCGACGCATCGAGCGCCGAGGAGATCCAGGCCGCAGACAACCTTGCGGGGCAGGACACGGCCCCCGACGTGTTCGATGTCGGTCTCGCCGTGGCCCTCAGCAGCACTGACTACTTTGCGCCCTACAAGGTGCAGACCTGGGACGACATCCCCGACGCCCTCAAGGAGTCGACCGGCCTCTTCGTCGGCGACTACGGCGGGTACATGTCGGTCGGGTACGACCCCGACGCGGTTCCGGCCCCCGAGTCGCTCCAGGACCTGCTCGGCGCCGACTACCTCGGCAAGGTCGCCATCAACGGTGACCCGACGCAGGCCGGTGCCGCATTCGCCGCGGTCGGCATGGCCACGGTGCAGAACGACGGAACCCTCGACGACTTCACCGCGGGTATCGACTTCTTCTCCGAGCTGAACAAGGCGGGCAACTTCCTCAAGATCGACCCGACCGACGCCACAATCGCCTCGGGCGAAACACCCGTCGTCTTCGACTGGGACTACCTCAACACCGGTTACGCCGCGAGCCTCGAGGGCCAGCGCAACTGGGAGGTCGTCGTGTTCCCCGGTACCGCCTACGCCGGTTACTACAACCAGGCCATCAACAAGGACGCACCCCACCCCGCCGCGGCTCGTCTGTGGCAGGAGTTCCTCTACAGCGACGAGGTGCAGAACCTGTGGCTGAAGGGCGGAGCGCGCCCCGTGCGCGCCGACGCGATGGCTGAGGCTGGAACGATCGATGAGGAGCTCTTCGCAGCGCTTCCGGTCGTCGAGGGCGAGACCGTTGTGCCGACCGCCGAGCAGAGCGAGGCAGCTGGCACCCTTCTCGGCGAGAAGTGGGCAGCCGCTGTCCAGTAG
- a CDS encoding winged helix-turn-helix domain-containing protein, which produces MVESLSAAAARRVALAAQGFGRPPGDVGTRQLNSTIKRLGLLQLDSINVFERSHYLPPFARLGAYDKAALDRLTFGKRSDYVEYWAHEAAIIPKDDLPLWRWKMDALRARDYDRDEWVRSNGAMLDWLRTELATRGPIAASAIEHDANTRVGPWWGWSDVKRGLEYLFRWGEAVSAGRTRFERTYALASAAIPHLLDARPSRQDAHRVLVERSARALGVATTSDIADYFRLKAADVKPSITELVDAGTLLPVTVRGWTVPAYLHANARIPRAIRADALLSPFDPVVWDRRRTERMFGFHYRIEVYTPAPQRTFGYYTLPLLQDEALVGRIDLKSDRQRRVLRVQSAWREDGASVDLDRVSGLLDRIAAWQELEAVEFAERGDLIAALAEHYPYRSR; this is translated from the coding sequence GTGGTGGAATCACTGAGCGCGGCCGCGGCACGGCGTGTGGCCCTAGCGGCACAGGGCTTCGGGCGACCGCCAGGCGACGTGGGGACACGTCAGCTGAACTCGACGATCAAACGACTGGGGCTGCTGCAGCTCGATTCGATCAACGTCTTCGAACGCAGCCACTACCTCCCGCCGTTCGCTCGCCTGGGCGCGTACGACAAGGCCGCGCTCGATCGCCTCACCTTCGGTAAACGCAGCGACTACGTCGAGTACTGGGCCCACGAGGCGGCCATCATTCCCAAAGACGACCTGCCCCTGTGGCGGTGGAAGATGGATGCCCTCCGCGCTCGCGACTACGACCGCGACGAGTGGGTGCGCTCCAACGGCGCCATGCTCGACTGGCTACGCACCGAACTCGCCACCCGCGGGCCGATCGCGGCGAGCGCGATCGAGCACGACGCGAACACGCGAGTGGGCCCGTGGTGGGGCTGGTCGGACGTCAAACGCGGGCTCGAGTACCTGTTTCGCTGGGGCGAGGCGGTGAGCGCCGGTCGCACCCGATTCGAGCGCACGTACGCGCTCGCCTCGGCCGCGATCCCGCACCTACTCGACGCCCGGCCGTCGCGGCAAGACGCACACCGTGTGCTCGTCGAACGAAGCGCCCGTGCCCTCGGAGTTGCCACCACGAGCGACATCGCGGACTACTTTCGCCTGAAGGCTGCCGACGTGAAGCCGTCCATCACGGAACTCGTGGACGCCGGCACCCTCCTGCCCGTCACGGTTCGGGGCTGGACAGTACCCGCCTACCTTCACGCGAACGCCCGAATCCCGCGCGCCATACGAGCCGACGCGCTGCTCTCCCCCTTTGATCCCGTCGTGTGGGATCGTCGCCGCACCGAGCGGATGTTCGGCTTCCACTACCGCATCGAGGTCTACACCCCCGCCCCGCAGCGCACCTTCGGGTACTACACGTTGCCGTTACTTCAGGACGAAGCGCTCGTCGGGCGCATCGACCTCAAGAGCGACCGGCAGCGGCGAGTGCTCCGCGTGCAGTCCGCGTGGCGGGAGGACGGGGCATCCGTCGACCTCGATCGAGTGTCCGGGCTGCTGGATCGTATCGCCGCTTGGCAGGAGCTCGAGGCCGTGGAGTTCGCGGAGCGCGGCGATCTCATCGCGGCTCTCGCCGAGCACTACCCGTATCGCTCGCGCTAG
- a CDS encoding M48 family metallopeptidase, whose translation MYRAIAKNKRNTVFIILLFILIIGGLAALAAWIYRDVTIVIITLVIAIGYALIQYFAASSQALALSGAHQIQKADNPRLYRIVENLSITTGTPMPKVYIINDPAPNAFATGRDPEHASVAATTGLLDIMTDSELEGVMAHEIGHVRNYDIRVSMIVFGLVVAVGMIADVLLRVAFFGGRNSNNNNPIVLVFGLVAFLVAPLVAAVVQAAVSRQREYLADATGALTTRHPDALASALQKLSDYGRPMIKQNSTMAHMWISDPTKPGLMDRLFATHPPIPERIKRLGEIGRGF comes from the coding sequence ATGTATCGCGCCATAGCGAAAAACAAACGCAACACCGTCTTCATCATCCTGCTGTTCATCCTCATCATCGGGGGCCTTGCTGCCCTCGCGGCGTGGATCTACCGGGACGTGACGATCGTCATCATCACGCTCGTGATTGCGATCGGCTACGCACTCATCCAGTACTTCGCGGCGAGCAGCCAGGCGTTGGCCCTGAGTGGCGCGCACCAGATTCAGAAGGCGGACAACCCGCGGCTGTATCGCATCGTCGAGAACCTCTCGATCACGACGGGCACGCCGATGCCGAAGGTCTACATCATCAATGACCCGGCCCCGAACGCTTTTGCGACGGGACGCGACCCGGAGCACGCCTCGGTCGCCGCCACCACCGGTCTGCTCGACATCATGACGGACTCCGAACTCGAGGGTGTCATGGCCCACGAGATCGGTCACGTGCGCAACTACGACATTCGTGTCTCGATGATCGTTTTTGGTCTGGTGGTCGCCGTCGGCATGATCGCCGACGTTCTTTTGCGTGTCGCTTTCTTCGGTGGTCGCAACTCGAACAACAACAACCCGATTGTGCTCGTGTTCGGGCTTGTGGCGTTCCTCGTTGCACCCCTCGTGGCCGCGGTTGTGCAGGCAGCGGTGTCCCGCCAGCGTGAGTATCTGGCGGATGCGACGGGTGCGCTCACCACGCGGCATCCTGATGCCCTTGCGAGTGCTCTGCAGAAGCTCTCCGACTACGGCAGGCCGATGATCAAGCAGAACTCGACGATGGCCCACATGTGGATCTCCGATCCGACGAAGCCGGGTCTCATGGATCGTCTGTTCGCCACCCACCCTCCGATCCCGGAGCGCATCAAGCGCCTCGGCGAGATCGGGCGCGGGTTCTAG
- a CDS encoding LemA family protein — MEILIVVGVIVLLVVIIGIYLWTTYNSLVTLNVRVDEAWSDITVQLKRRADLLPNLIESVKGYAAHEKGVFENVTKARAETLSAQGPADAAVAENHMQQALKSIFAVAEAYPQLQASQNFLQLQAEIVDTEDKIQASRRFYNGGVRELNTKIKQFPNTLFVRGLGFTEREFFEVTDSAAIAEPPRVQF, encoded by the coding sequence ATGGAAATCCTCATCGTCGTCGGCGTCATCGTTCTGCTCGTTGTCATCATCGGCATTTACCTGTGGACGACATACAACTCTCTCGTCACGCTCAACGTTCGCGTTGACGAGGCGTGGAGCGACATCACGGTTCAGCTCAAGCGCCGTGCTGACCTCCTGCCCAACCTCATCGAGTCGGTCAAGGGTTACGCCGCGCACGAGAAGGGCGTTTTCGAGAACGTCACCAAGGCGCGTGCCGAGACGCTCTCGGCCCAGGGCCCGGCCGACGCGGCAGTCGCTGAAAACCACATGCAGCAGGCGCTCAAGTCGATCTTTGCGGTCGCGGAGGCCTACCCGCAGCTCCAGGCGAGCCAGAACTTCCTGCAGCTCCAGGCGGAGATCGTCGACACCGAGGACAAGATTCAGGCAAGCCGCCGCTTCTACAACGGTGGTGTTCGCGAGCTCAACACGAAGATCAAGCAGTTCCCCAACACTCTCTTTGTGCGCGGTCTCGGTTTCACGGAGCGCGAGTTCTTCGAGGTCACCGACTCGGCCGCCATCGCCGAGCCCCCGCGCGTTCAGTTTTGA
- a CDS encoding glycoside hydrolase family 1 protein, protein MIDPEAIAARLPPGFLIGVATAATQIEGAIHEGGRGESTWDVFARQPGRIADGSTTEITTDHVHRFREDVALLRDLGVDAYRFSLGWPRILPDGRGPARAEGIAFYDRLLDALLEAGISPVVTLFHWDVPEPLQRAGGWMNRDTAYRLADFATVAAEAFGDRVDKWITLNEPTTVSLNGYALGIHAPGESLLFDSLTSVHHQLLGHGLSVTALRAAGVRGEIGVTNVHSPVSSARRGFLGDQYTRVFDLVHNRIYADPILLGRYPRFPLLARKEFRALRETDPADLAIIHQPLDFYGVNYYMPTRIAVGPPEDSSTPDGEAEAMRDLPFHLAPWPEYPTTGFGWPIAPHFLADTLRDHTRRYGSALPPVYITEGGASFPDAPGPDGRVDDTERISYLAGHLNAALSVPEVDLRGYFVWTLMDNWEWAAGFTQRFGLVHVDFDSLVRTPKASFEWLQRVQSSRMR, encoded by the coding sequence ATGATCGATCCGGAGGCGATTGCGGCGCGACTGCCACCCGGGTTCTTGATCGGTGTGGCAACCGCGGCGACCCAAATCGAGGGTGCCATTCACGAGGGCGGACGCGGGGAATCGACGTGGGACGTGTTCGCCCGCCAACCGGGTCGCATCGCCGACGGTTCGACCACGGAGATCACGACAGACCACGTCCACCGTTTCCGTGAGGATGTCGCACTCCTGCGCGATCTCGGTGTTGATGCCTACCGCTTCTCGCTCGGGTGGCCCCGCATCCTCCCCGACGGTCGAGGGCCGGCACGAGCCGAGGGCATCGCCTTCTACGATCGCCTGCTCGACGCCCTCCTCGAGGCCGGAATCAGCCCGGTTGTCACCCTCTTCCACTGGGATGTCCCGGAGCCGCTCCAGCGCGCCGGCGGGTGGATGAATCGTGACACCGCTTATCGTCTCGCCGACTTTGCGACGGTAGCCGCGGAGGCATTCGGGGATCGCGTCGACAAGTGGATCACACTCAACGAGCCGACCACGGTCAGTCTCAACGGGTACGCCCTCGGGATCCACGCTCCGGGCGAATCGCTTCTCTTCGATTCACTCACGAGTGTCCACCACCAGTTGCTCGGGCACGGTCTCTCGGTCACGGCACTCAGGGCGGCGGGGGTGCGGGGTGAGATCGGTGTCACGAACGTGCACTCTCCGGTGTCGAGCGCTCGGCGCGGATTCCTGGGCGACCAGTACACGCGTGTGTTCGATCTCGTGCACAACCGCATCTATGCCGACCCGATCCTGCTGGGCCGGTATCCGCGATTCCCGCTCCTCGCGCGCAAGGAGTTCCGCGCGTTGCGGGAGACAGACCCGGCAGACCTCGCCATCATCCACCAGCCCCTCGACTTCTACGGGGTCAACTACTACATGCCGACGCGTATCGCTGTCGGACCTCCGGAGGACTCGAGCACCCCGGATGGCGAGGCGGAGGCCATGCGCGACCTGCCCTTCCATCTCGCGCCGTGGCCCGAGTATCCAACGACCGGATTCGGTTGGCCTATCGCGCCGCACTTCCTCGCCGACACTCTCCGAGACCACACGAGGCGTTACGGGTCGGCCCTTCCGCCCGTCTACATCACCGAGGGGGGAGCGAGCTTTCCGGATGCTCCGGGGCCCGACGGTCGCGTCGATGACACCGAGCGCATCAGCTACCTCGCTGGCCACCTCAACGCCGCGCTGTCCGTGCCGGAGGTCGACCTTCGGGGTTACTTCGTGTGGACCCTCATGGACAACTGGGAGTGGGCGGCGGGGTTCACCCAGCGATTCGGCCTCGTTCACGTCGACTTCGACTCACTCGTGCGAACCCCCAAAGCCTCCTTTGAGTGGCTACAACGCGTGCAATCGTCACGAATGCGCTGA
- a CDS encoding D-arabinono-1,4-lactone oxidase, with amino-acid sequence MTIQAGSRWQNWGRSVEATPQFVGRANTVGDVVDTLTFARERGTTVRAIGAGHSFTPIAATEGVLLDVSGLRGLLGVDGRLVTLGAGTHLHELPELLAPHGLALENMGDINVQTIAGALSTGTHGTGARFGGLATQVRGATIVTASGELLHIDRDHHADLLPAIALGLGALGVLVAVQLECVPEFVLSAVERPEPAETVLAEWEQRIAEHDHFEFYSWPHADLVSTKTNTRLPADAQREPLGPMREWFDNRFMSNTVFRLSLEMLRAMPAMIPPMNRLSVRLEADRAFSDYSWNVFSTVRTTRFREMEYAIPVAEVPAALREVHDLIERKNWKISFPIEVRASAADDLWLSTAAGRPTGYIAVHRYWKDDEREYFREVEAIMRAHDGRPHWGKMNSRTADDLRPSYPRFDDFLAARDRLDPDRLFQNPYLARVLGA; translated from the coding sequence GTGACCATCCAGGCGGGCAGTCGTTGGCAGAACTGGGGTCGTTCGGTCGAGGCGACACCACAATTCGTGGGGCGGGCGAACACTGTCGGCGATGTCGTCGATACCCTCACCTTCGCCCGCGAGCGCGGCACAACGGTGCGCGCGATCGGGGCAGGCCACAGCTTCACCCCCATCGCCGCGACTGAGGGTGTGCTGCTCGATGTCTCGGGACTTCGCGGTCTGCTCGGGGTCGACGGTCGCCTCGTCACGCTCGGTGCCGGCACGCACCTGCATGAGCTACCCGAGCTTCTCGCGCCCCACGGACTCGCACTCGAAAACATGGGCGACATCAACGTTCAGACGATTGCGGGGGCGCTGTCGACCGGCACCCACGGCACCGGTGCTCGCTTCGGGGGGCTCGCGACACAGGTTCGCGGCGCGACGATCGTCACGGCGTCGGGTGAGTTGCTCCACATCGATCGTGACCATCACGCCGATCTGCTCCCGGCAATCGCCCTCGGCCTTGGTGCGCTGGGTGTGCTTGTCGCGGTTCAATTGGAATGTGTTCCCGAGTTCGTGTTGAGCGCGGTCGAGCGACCAGAGCCCGCAGAGACTGTTCTCGCCGAGTGGGAGCAACGGATCGCCGAGCACGACCACTTCGAGTTCTATTCCTGGCCGCATGCCGACCTGGTCAGCACCAAAACCAACACCCGACTTCCCGCAGACGCACAGCGTGAACCACTCGGGCCGATGCGCGAGTGGTTCGACAATCGGTTTATGTCCAACACCGTGTTCAGGCTGTCCCTCGAGATGCTGCGCGCGATGCCGGCGATGATTCCGCCCATGAACAGACTGTCGGTGAGGCTCGAGGCCGACCGTGCCTTCTCCGACTACTCGTGGAACGTGTTCTCCACGGTGCGTACAACTCGGTTCCGCGAGATGGAGTACGCCATTCCCGTCGCCGAGGTTCCTGCCGCGCTGCGTGAGGTGCACGACCTCATCGAGCGCAAAAACTGGAAAATCTCGTTCCCGATCGAGGTTCGCGCATCTGCCGCCGATGATCTGTGGCTTTCGACCGCCGCGGGTCGACCCACCGGGTACATCGCCGTGCACCGGTACTGGAAGGACGACGAGCGGGAGTACTTCCGCGAGGTGGAGGCCATCATGCGCGCACACGACGGCAGACCGCACTGGGGAAAAATGAACTCGCGCACCGCTGACGACCTGCGCCCGTCGTATCCACGGTTCGACGACTTCCTCGCCGCGCGCGATCGGCTCGACCCGGATCGGCTCTTCCAGAACCCCTATCTGGCCAGAGTGCTCGGCGCATGA
- a CDS encoding amino acid deaminase/aldolase, producing MKLVRPTDQPWLTPAAYWGAMTEATASLDTPIGALNLTALAHNAHTMLDRAAGTTIRVASKSLRVRSVVESVLALPGFAGVLAYTLPEALWLAETVDDVVVGYPSVDAAGIRALARSAALSRRVTLMVDSVDQLDAIDAILPPGTRESVRVCLELDASWQSKLIGFTGVYRSPVHSVDQAVALARHIVDRRGFDLVGIMAYEAQIAGVTNRPPGRPVRARLVDWMQRSSFAELSERRSAVVSAVREIAPLEFVNGGGTGSLERTASDSSVTEIAAGSGLFGPHLFDGYSHFSPAPAAAFALSVVRKPRPELATLLGGGWIASGPPAPDRMPQLVWPQGVSFVPREGAGEVQSPLRGPAARGLGVGDRVWLRHTKAGELSEHLNEFALVDGSTVVDTVPTYRGEGNAFL from the coding sequence ATGAAACTCGTCAGACCCACAGACCAGCCGTGGCTGACCCCCGCGGCGTATTGGGGCGCGATGACCGAGGCGACGGCATCCCTCGACACCCCGATCGGTGCGCTGAATCTCACGGCACTCGCCCACAACGCCCACACCATGCTCGACCGCGCCGCTGGCACGACCATCCGTGTCGCGAGCAAGTCACTGCGAGTGCGCTCGGTCGTCGAGTCGGTGCTGGCTCTTCCCGGTTTCGCCGGTGTTCTCGCCTACACCCTCCCCGAGGCGCTCTGGCTCGCGGAGACGGTGGACGACGTTGTTGTGGGGTATCCGAGTGTCGATGCGGCGGGCATCCGCGCGCTCGCCCGTTCGGCCGCCCTTTCCCGTCGCGTCACGCTGATGGTCGATTCCGTCGACCAGTTGGACGCGATCGACGCGATCCTGCCGCCCGGCACCCGCGAGAGCGTGCGAGTGTGTCTCGAACTCGACGCCTCCTGGCAGTCCAAGCTCATCGGGTTCACCGGGGTCTATCGTTCCCCCGTCCATTCGGTCGACCAGGCGGTGGCGCTGGCACGGCACATCGTGGATCGCCGCGGTTTCGATCTTGTGGGCATCATGGCGTACGAGGCGCAGATCGCGGGGGTCACCAATCGACCGCCCGGTCGCCCCGTTCGGGCGCGCCTCGTGGACTGGATGCAGCGCAGTTCTTTCGCGGAACTCTCCGAGCGACGCTCGGCGGTTGTCAGCGCCGTGCGCGAGATCGCACCCCTCGAGTTTGTGAATGGCGGTGGCACGGGATCGCTGGAGCGGACGGCGAGCGATTCGTCCGTCACCGAGATCGCCGCGGGAAGTGGCCTCTTCGGTCCGCACCTGTTCGACGGGTACAGCCACTTCTCGCCCGCCCCGGCCGCCGCCTTCGCGCTCTCCGTTGTGCGTAAACCCCGACCCGAGTTGGCGACTCTGCTCGGTGGCGGGTGGATCGCGTCGGGACCACCGGCGCCGGACCGGATGCCGCAGCTGGTCTGGCCACAGGGTGTGTCGTTTGTGCCGCGCGAGGGCGCCGGCGAAGTGCAGTCGCCGCTCCGGGGACCCGCAGCTCGCGGGCTGGGCGTCGGCGACCGCGTGTGGCTGCGACACACCAAAGCGGGGGAGCTGAGCGAGCATCTGAACGAGTTCGCGCTCGTCGACGGTTCCACTGTCGTTGACACTGTTCCGACGTATCGAGGCGAAGGGAATGCTTTTCTGTGA
- a CDS encoding MFS transporter produces the protein MTGGWIALFATAWLGIWMAQLTPVQLLLPLQVEAQLHSDYWVDNVVAFGIISGIAGLCALVAYPLTGALSDRTTSRFGRRRPWIAAGALIFAVSLLLLGLQESIVGVGIFWALALTGFCVLTAALTAVISDQVPVGQRGFVSGWISAPQAVGTILGLVLVTELFVGQFLGYAAMAALLVLLVLPFLLRVPDARLSAAEKLTVRSLMAGFWISPRDYPDFGWTLLSRILVNFGNAFGTALLLQFLLYGLRVDDAEGTLIVLTLVYMVFVIVASLVFGKLSDRVGRRKPFVFVAATLQGIAALMLAFVPDVTVAMIAAGLLGLGYGTFLSVDQALATQVLPDPHTRGKDLGIMNIATAVPQALAPLLGALVVALLVGFQGLFILSAVAALLGAAAVLPIRSVR, from the coding sequence GTGACCGGCGGGTGGATTGCGTTGTTCGCCACTGCGTGGTTGGGCATCTGGATGGCCCAACTCACTCCCGTCCAACTGTTGCTTCCGTTGCAGGTCGAAGCTCAATTGCACTCCGATTACTGGGTCGACAACGTTGTGGCGTTCGGCATCATCTCGGGCATCGCAGGCCTGTGCGCACTCGTCGCCTACCCCCTCACCGGTGCGCTGTCCGATCGCACAACGAGTCGCTTCGGCAGACGCCGCCCCTGGATTGCGGCGGGTGCACTCATTTTTGCCGTGAGCTTATTGCTGCTCGGGCTGCAAGAGTCGATCGTGGGGGTCGGTATTTTCTGGGCGTTGGCCCTCACCGGTTTCTGCGTGCTCACGGCCGCCCTGACCGCCGTCATCTCCGACCAGGTTCCGGTCGGCCAACGCGGGTTCGTCTCGGGCTGGATCTCCGCGCCACAGGCGGTCGGCACCATCCTGGGGCTCGTGCTCGTCACCGAACTCTTCGTCGGCCAGTTCTTGGGCTACGCGGCGATGGCGGCCCTGCTCGTGCTCCTCGTTCTGCCCTTCCTCCTCCGGGTCCCGGATGCCCGCCTCAGCGCCGCGGAAAAGCTCACGGTGCGCAGTCTCATGGCGGGGTTCTGGATCAGCCCACGGGATTACCCGGACTTCGGTTGGACGCTCCTCAGTCGCATCCTCGTCAACTTCGGCAACGCGTTCGGCACCGCCCTGCTCCTTCAGTTCCTTCTCTACGGTCTGCGCGTCGACGACGCCGAGGGAACCCTCATCGTGCTCACTCTCGTGTACATGGTGTTCGTCATCGTCGCCTCGCTCGTATTCGGCAAGCTCTCCGATCGTGTTGGACGACGCAAGCCGTTCGTTTTTGTCGCGGCGACCCTGCAGGGCATCGCGGCGCTCATGCTCGCCTTTGTGCCCGACGTCACGGTGGCAATGATCGCGGCGGGTCTCCTCGGGCTCGGCTACGGAACGTTCCTGTCCGTCGATCAGGCACTCGCCACCCAGGTGCTGCCCGACCCGCACACCCGCGGTAAAGATCTCGGCATCATGAACATCGCCACCGCGGTGCCCCAGGCGCTCGCCCCGCTGCTCGGCGCTCTTGTCGTTGCCCTTCTCGTGGGGTTCCAGGGCCTCTTCATCCTGTCCGCCGTCGCTGCGCTTCTGGGCGCCGCGGCCGTGTTGCCTATCCGGAGTGTCCGATGA
- a CDS encoding TetR/AcrR family transcriptional regulator — translation MVRIPADERRDLLLRAALRVIAEKGVSGATTRAIVGEAGMSLASFHYAFRSHDEMMAELVALVVEGESTAVFSALQPDADIRSSLRTGLHAFLDYVIADPGHERVMQEILHYAMRTPELEHRAREQYDSYRRAVTELLVAGAAAARVTWTMPVEDIARLVVTVTDGVTLAWLADRDEPAARRVLDFAAETFTALATPIPVRERAE, via the coding sequence GTGGTGCGCATTCCGGCCGACGAACGTCGCGACCTCCTTCTGCGTGCCGCACTGCGGGTCATCGCCGAGAAGGGTGTGTCCGGAGCGACGACGCGGGCCATCGTGGGCGAGGCGGGGATGTCGCTCGCGAGCTTCCACTACGCCTTTCGCTCCCACGACGAGATGATGGCCGAACTCGTCGCGCTCGTCGTCGAGGGGGAGTCGACAGCCGTGTTCTCGGCACTACAGCCGGATGCCGACATCCGGTCGTCGCTGAGAACGGGCCTGCACGCCTTCCTCGACTACGTCATCGCCGACCCTGGCCACGAGCGAGTGATGCAGGAGATCTTGCACTACGCCATGCGGACTCCCGAGCTCGAGCACCGTGCACGCGAGCAGTACGACAGCTACCGGCGTGCCGTCACCGAGTTGCTTGTGGCCGGCGCGGCGGCCGCCCGAGTCACGTGGACGATGCCCGTTGAGGACATCGCCAGGCTCGTCGTCACCGTCACCGACGGTGTGACCCTCGCCTGGCTCGCCGATCGAGACGAACCGGCAGCACGCCGCGTTCTTGATTTCGCTGCCGAGACCTTTACCGCTCTTGCCACTCCGATTCCCGTCCGCGAAAGGGCCGAGTGA
- a CDS encoding ThuA domain-containing protein, whose protein sequence is MKTFYPAAIASAALVVLGGVVAAPASAAAPEDPAVLVFSATAAFRHTECIASGTDAIENLGAENGFRVEATEDATVFSDSSLAEYDAVVFLCTTGNILNDEQQDAFERYIQGGGGYFGVHSASDTEYDWPWYGGLVGAYFLDHPFAPQFQEATVHVEDEHTAATDFLPNPWVRTDEWYNFRSNPRDITHVLLSLDESTYDPSGYTGSTGMGDHPIAWCHPYDGGRSVYTAMGHSGAFWSEPLLLQHMLGGIQMAAGYEDFRCFDPVTFADLADDNRGGVDAATSVVQGTALAIQVGADRAGETLEVHLFPVSTETAVSLGTGVVAEDGTLSVIVPADFTLGAAKAAVLSTDGELLGWDDTTVVAPSSALAATGIDAGSASGAAALLLLLGAAVTLVAVRRRSA, encoded by the coding sequence ATGAAGACCTTCTATCCTGCGGCCATCGCCAGCGCCGCTCTCGTGGTTCTCGGGGGAGTGGTCGCCGCCCCCGCGAGCGCCGCCGCTCCGGAGGACCCGGCCGTCCTCGTGTTCTCTGCTACGGCGGCATTCCGGCACACGGAGTGCATTGCATCCGGAACCGATGCGATCGAAAACCTTGGTGCCGAGAACGGTTTCCGCGTCGAGGCGACCGAGGATGCGACGGTGTTCTCCGATTCCTCGCTCGCCGAGTACGACGCCGTGGTGTTCCTCTGCACCACGGGCAACATCCTGAATGACGAACAGCAGGACGCATTCGAGCGCTACATCCAGGGTGGCGGCGGATACTTCGGTGTGCACTCGGCATCGGACACCGAGTACGACTGGCCGTGGTACGGCGGTCTCGTCGGCGCCTACTTCCTCGACCACCCCTTCGCACCGCAGTTCCAGGAGGCCACGGTGCACGTCGAGGACGAGCACACCGCGGCGACCGACTTCCTCCCGAACCCCTGGGTTCGCACCGACGAGTGGTACAACTTCCGCTCGAACCCGCGTGACATCACCCACGTCCTGCTTTCGCTCGACGAGTCCACATACGACCCGAGCGGGTACACCGGGTCCACGGGTATGGGCGACCACCCGATCGCGTGGTGCCACCCCTACGACGGCGGTCGTTCGGTCTACACGGCGATGGGCCACTCGGGTGCGTTCTGGTCGGAGCCGCTCCTGCTCCAGCACATGCTCGGCGGCATCCAGATGGCCGCAGGCTACGAGGACTTCCGCTGCTTCGATCCCGTGACCTTCGCCGACCTCGCCGATGACAACCGCGGCGGCGTCGACGCGGCGACCTCGGTCGTTCAGGGAACGGCCCTCGCCATTCAGGTCGGGGCTGACCGCGCGGGCGAGACGCTCGAGGTGCACCTCTTCCCCGTCTCCACCGAGACTGCGGTCTCGCTCGGCACCGGCGTAGTCGCCGAGGATGGCACGCTCTCCGTGATCGTCCCCGCTGACTTCACGCTCGGTGCGGCGAAGGCCGCGGTGCTCTCCACCGATGGCGAACTGCTCGGCTGGGATGACACGACGGTTGTCGCCCCCTCGAGTGCGCTCGCCGCGACGGGTATCGATGCCGGATCCGCGAGCGGTGCTGCGGCGCTCCTCCTCCTTCTTGGAGCAGCTGTGACGCTGGTCGCGGTGCGTCGTCGCTCCGCCTAG